The Tropicibacter oceani DNA segment CGCAGATAGATTTCGCTGGCTTCGCTTGCGCGCCGCTCAAGAACCTGGCCTGCCGAGATCGCAAACCTTGGCGTCGTCTCCGACTTGCCAAGGCACCCGCTCTCGGTGCCGCAGTGGTTGCGGCTCATGTCGGTCAGACCGAGTACGAGCATCAATACTGCAAAGGTTCCGTCAGCCATGATTTTCTCCATTCGTTTCCGAACGGTCATGGCGCAGATTATCATTAGAGTCCAGTCAAGCTCCGACTGTTTGTAGGCGTCCGGTTTCAGGTACTGTTTCACTCCCCTCGTCGGGGTGCTTTTCACCTTTCCCTCACGGTACTGGTTCACTATCGGTCAGTAAGGAGTACTTAGCCTTCGGGGGTGGTCCCCCGATCTTCAGACAGAATTTCACGTGTTCCGCCCTACTTGATACGTCCTATCGTGCTTCATATACGGGACTGTCACCCACTATGGTTGGTCTTTCCAGACCATTCTATTCACACTCAAGGCTCGGCTGGTCCCCGTTCGCTCGCCGCTACTAGGGGAGTCTCTATTGATGTCCTTTCCTCCGGGTACTTAGATGTTTCAGTTCCCCGGGTTTGCTCTTAAAACCCTATGTATTCAGGTAATAAGTACCTGTTTTACCCGATTATCAATAACCACGAGGGCTAATAATAACCGAGTATCAGGTGGGTTGCCCCATTCGGAGATTCATGGATCAAAGCCTATTCTCGGCTAACCATGACTTATCGCAGAGTATCACGTCCTTCATCGCCTCTTACTGCCAAGGCATCCACCAAACGCCCTTCTCGCGCTTGATTTGATCCAGAAATAGCAAGGCTTTCGTCTTGCGCAGTGCCCAGCTGGTTCGCTTGAGGCACCTGTCTTTCTGAACCAAAAGCATACTTTCCCGCTCCCGTATGCTTACGGGAACTTTAGGTTTCAGGCCTCGCGGCCCAAAACCTTCTCAGTCATTCCGTGCGGAATGAATGAGTGGTTAGTGTACTTGACTTGGACAACGATTGCTTTTTTCAGAAGGGATACAAACCACCGGCCGGCTAGACCCGTGTTTCGCCTTCCGCCCTGGGGCGGAACCAACTGAGATTGACTGTTACTCCAGCCAATCAAGCAATGTTGATTGATTATCTCTCTATACGATGTGAATTACTGCTGACCTTCTTGCAAAGGCAGCGTGTCCGATTGGACGGATAAGAACCCAAAGGTGCTTATCGATCTAATCGTCGTGAATGGTGGAGCCTAGGAGGATCGAACTCCTGACCTCCTGAATGCAAATCAGGCGCTCTCCCAGCTGAGCTAAGGCCCCTAAATGGTGAAGGCGTTGCTCTCGTGACATTGCTGCGCAATGCACTGTCGCAACTCCAACTCGTCGCTACGCGAGAGTTGGTGGTGGGTCGAGGAGGACTTGAACCTCCGACCTCACGCTTATCAGGCGTGCGCTCTAACCACCTGAGCTACCGACCCAGCGAGTTTTGCAAGGCAAAACCGCATCGCCGCGACAGGGGCTTGCTGCGCAAGCTCCCGAAAGCGGCCAGGCTTGCAGCAAAACTGGCAATTTCCATACGAGCCGGCGGCCCGCGTTACTTGTCTGAAGAGATATGAGGACGACCCAGGTTCGTCTGATGTTGTTCCGGCAAAGGTACCGGAACGTTGCTAAGTGTATCACGAGATCGGCAAGCCGATCTATCCAGATACATCCTTAGAAAGGAGGTGATCCAGCCGCAGGTTCCCCTACGGCTACCTTGTTACGACTTCACCCCAGTCGCTGATCCTACCGTGGTCCGCTGCCTCCCGAAGGTTAGCGCACGGCCGTCAGGTAGAACCAACTCCCATGGTGTGACGGGCGGTGTGTACAAGGCCCGGGAACGTATTCACCGCGTCATGCTGTTACGCGATTACTAGCGATTCCGACTTCATGCTCTCGAGTTGCAGAGAACAATCCGAACTGAGACAACTTTTGGGGATTAACCCACTGTAGTTGCCATTGTAGCACGTGTGTAGCCCAACCCGTAAGGGCCATGAGGACTTGACGTCATCCACACCTTCCTCCCGCTTATCACGGGCAGTTTCCCTAGAGTGCCCAGCCGAACTGCTGGCAACTAAGGATGTGGGTTGCGCTCGTTGCCGGACTTAACCGAACATCTCACGACACGAGCTGACGACAGCCATGCAGCACCTGTCACTGCGTCCCCGAAGGGAACCACAGATCTCTCTGTGTGGCACAGGATGTCAAGGGTTGGTAAGGTTCTGCGCGTTGCTTCGAATTAAACCACATGCTCCACCGCTTGTGCGGGCCCCCGTCAATTCCTTTGAGTTTTAATCTTGCGACCGTACTCCCCAGGCGGAATGCTTAATCCGTTAGGTGTGTCACCGAACAGTATACTGCCCGACGACTGGCATTCATCGTTTACGGTGTGGACTACCAGGGTATCTAATCCTGTTTGCTCCCCACACTTTCGCACCTCAGCGTCAGTATCGAGCCAGTGAGCCGCCTTCGCCACTGGTGTTCCTCCGAATATCTACGAATTTCACCTCTACACTCGGAATTCCACTCACCTCTCTCGAACTCAAGACCAGGAGTTTTGGAGGCAGTTCCGGGGTTGAGCCCCGGGATTTCACCCCCAACTTTCTGGTCCGCCTACGTGCGCTTTACGCCCAGTAATTCCGAACAACGCTAACCCCCTCCGTATTACCGCGGCTGCTGGCACGGAGTTAGCCGGGGTTTCTTTACCAGGTACTGTCATTATCATCCCTGGCGAAAGAGCTTTACGACCCTAAGGCCTTCATCACTCACGCGGCATGGCTGGATCAGGCTTGCGCCCATTGTCCAAGATTCCCCACTGCTGCCTCCCGTAGGAGTCTGGGCCGTGTCTCAGTCCCAGTGTTGCTGATCATCCTCTAAAACCAGCTATAGATCGTAGACTTGGTAGGCCATTACCCCACCAACTATCTAATCTAACGCGGGCCAATCCTTCTCCGATAAATCTTTCCCCCGAAGGGCGTATAAGGTATTACTCACCGTTTCCAGTGGCTATTCCTTAGAGAAGGGTATGTTCCCACGCGTTACTAACCCGTCCGCCGCTAAACCCGAAGGTCTCGCTCGACTTGCATGTGTTAGGCCTGCCGCCAGCGTTCGTTCTGAGCCAGGATCAAACTCTCAAGTTGAAAAGCTGTTACCAGCTTATCCTTGACGTTCGAACCTCTGCACATCTCCAATACTCAGGACCGCTTTGGGGGCAGATCCCTATGTTGACCCGGCTAGGAACCAACACGCATTGGAAGTCATCTGTTTGATAACGTGCTTCAGGTTTCATCAGAAACCGAAAGCCGCTACAAACAGTGAAGCTGACACTGGATCATCGGACCGAAGCCCTACCAGCGTTGATATGCAGACATTTGTCCATCGAAATGAACCCAAGTCGCCCGCATATCTCTTCAGATACTCGCGATGTCAAATAACGTCGAGACAACGATCAACCGGATGCGCCCTAACTTCTCGGCGCGCCCGCCCGTCATTACCTCAGTAGTGTCTCACAAACTTCCCGTCAAACCTCCGCCTCGCAGCGTGTCGTCCGGTCCGTCCAGTGCCCCGCAGCGCCTCAGCGCCGCCGGTGAAGGGGGTTCTACGGTTACTCCCAAACCTCCGCAAGCAGTTTTTTGAAGAAAAACGGAAAAAAGTGAAAACCGCCAAAAAACATTGGGCTTGCGGCCCCCACTGCCCGGCGATTGAGCGGCATCTGAGCCCGTCCCGACGCATGAATCACCCCCCTGCCCCGCAGAACACCCTGAGATTGGCCCGGAACCCGGGCGGAATCACCGAGAATCCGAGTCGCCCGTCGCGTTCAAAGGGCGCTCAGGCTTGGCAGGGCTCTGTGCCGGGTGCGCAGCGCCGTGTAGAGCACCCCGGCCTTGCCATAATAAAGGTTCGCGGTTTGCGGCTCGAAGGAGTCGTCGAACCGGTCATTGGAAAAACCCGCGATGCATCGCGAAACGATGCGGCGTTCCAGCCCTTGCACCAAGGCGGGGTCGATTGCAAAGGGATGCGCGGTCTCGGTCTCTATGGCCAGGTCAAGCACGCCGCTGGCTCCGCAGCAAAACCGGGTGCCGTTCGCGAACAGGGCGTCCGACTGGCTTTCGGTCCATATCTGCGCCAGCAAGGCCCCCGCCCCCCTGGCATCTGCGGCTTTGGCCAGGGCCTGGGCGACACCGACGCTGCCGTTGCACCAGCTCAGGTTCATCGCGGTCGCCGTACCAAAGCGCAGGTCCGGCCAGCCCCCGTGCCGGGCGCGGGCATCGTGCATCGCCGTCAGCACCTGCCGCGATATCCGCGCGCCCTGCGGGTGATCGCCCAGCCGCGACGCAGCCGCCAAAAGGCCAGACAGCCCATGCGCAAACCCAAGATCGCCCATCAGGGGCAATACGCCCTGCCCCGGATCATGATCCAGCCCCGCAAGGCACAGCGCGACAAACCGTTCGGCCAGAGCAGCGTGCAGCGCGCCGCCCCGGTCCGCGATGGCAGGGCAAAGGCCGATCGCCCCCGCCAGCCCCAAAAGCGCGCCCGAGATCCCGCTGATCACGTCCAGCTCGGTGGCGTCGGGCGCGGCCTTGGCCAGCGCGTCCAGCAGCGCGTCGACATACCCGGACAGCCCGCCCCACCGCCCGGGCGCCAGCGCGATCAGGTGGCAGGCTGCCAGCAGGTCCCCGGCCAGCCCTTCCAGCCCGATGACCCCAGCGCCGGCGTTCTGGTCCTTGTCGGCGCGGAAAAAGGCAAAGCCGTCGGCCTGCCTTGTCAGAAAGGCATCAAGCCGCGGCGCAAGGCCCGCGTCCGCCTCGCAGGACAGATAGCTTTCCAGCGCCCGGCAGATGCCAAGCGCGCCCTTGAACCCCGACGGATCGCCGAATGAGGCGGTATTGCCATGCGGCGGCACGGCCGTTGCCACGCTGAACCAGCGGGCCGGCGCGTCATCGGGTTGAATGGCCTCGTCCATGATCCGCTCTGCCAGCCGGGCCAGCGGGTCGCGGCAGGACGGTCGCAGGCGACGCCCCGGCAGATCGAAGCGATAGCCAAAGGTGCCCGCGATCAGTTCGGCCTGCTCGTTGATCTCGTGATCGGTGGCGCAAAGCAGCTTTTGCCGGGCCAGCCCGACAGCCGAGCCGGAAAACATCTCGATGGCGCTGCCATCGCTCAGCATCAGGTCGCGGCTATCGGCGCGAAACCGGAAAATCGGAATGTCCCCTTGCATGATCTGCGCGAATTCATCCGCGACCAGCCGTTCGGTCTGGGACCCCTGCTGTTTTCGATCAAAGCGGTGGGCCTCGTTCAGGCGCTGCCTGACATAGCTCTGTCGGCTGCCGGGGTCCCGCAGGTGGCGAGGCAGGTTCAGTTCGAGCAGGATCTTGTAGTATTCCGCCGTATCACGCGGCACGAACCGCAGCTCGGCCTGCGCCGCCCGGTCCAGAAAATCCATCAGCCCGCGCCGCCTCCGGTCATCGCGGCAGGCCCGGACGAAATGCGCCTGCATCCTTTGCACCAGCGCCTTTGGCGGGCGCCGGTATGCGGCCGGATCAGGGTGTTGCAGCAGGCGGGCGGGCCGCACCTCGCCTTCTGGCGTATAGGCAAAGAACGGCTGTTTCGGGGCAGCGTCGGCGCCCAGCAGATGGCCAAAGGCCGAGGATCTGAAATGCGCGCTGGCCTGCGTCACATCCGTGCAGAAGAACAGCGTCGTGTTGATGTTCGCCTCGCGCCACTGGCCATCGTGGTCGGCGTTGTAGCGCAGGATCGGCGTCAGAATGGTTTCAAGGTCAAGCACCCCGATGCGCGGCCCGTCGAACACGATATTGTCGGCGTGCAGGTCGGACGCGTTCAACAGCCAGGCCACCGCCAACAGATCGCCCGAGGCGGCGGCCGTGTTCTGATCCAGCACTGGCGCGGGCTGGCCCGAAAGCTGCGCCTGATAACCATAGCCCTCCAGCGCCAGCGTATCGGCAAACAGGACGCTGTCGAACAGGCCGGACTGCCCCGGCCCGGTGAACCATTCCCGGTCGATCCGCGACTCCCGCGGTTTGTAAAAGATCGTCGAGCCGCAGGTGAAATCGATCTGCGCAACGGTCCGGTGACCGCCATGGGGATCGGATCGGGTCAGATCGACCTTGTTGATCCGGCTGTCGCCGGGCAGTCCGAAATGCCGCCGAACCGCGTTCAGATCCCGGTCGATGCGCTGCGCGAACTCGGACCAGGCGCCCTGCAGGCGGCGCTCGAGCCCGTCCATTTCCGATTGCAGCAGGGGATGCGCGGCAAAGACGGCATCCCATTGCCTGTCCTCCTGGCCCGATCCCCCAAAGCCGGCGATCCAGTCGCAATAGCGCGCACCAGACTGACGATAGCTGCCGTAAAGGGCAAAGCCCGCCTTGTCGAAGACCGCGCCAAGGTACAGCCCAAGGGCAGCCGCCTGCACCACATCGCCGGTCAGCACCCCGCCCCTGGTCTCGTGCGCCAGGTTCCGGGCAAAGCGATGTGCCTTGCGAGAAAAGCAAGGCACAAAGGGGTCATCACGATCCTTGTTCCCTGCCCGGCGCACCGCCATGTCCCGTTCAGGGCGCATGGCCTACCCGCACTGGGTAAAGCCGCCGCCACAGCGCGTCCCCGAGGACGGGCTGCATATGACACAGGCGTTCGAGGTCGATCCTGTCGCCGTGACCAGCGCCCCGCCCTGATAGACGACACGGTGGATCGGGTGCATCTCATCCTGTGCGCCCAGCAGCGCCTCCAGCTCCTGTTCGAAATCGGGGTCATTTCCAAAGTCCAGCATGGCAAGTTCCTTTCCTGTGATCGTGGCTGATTGCCGATCCGGAAAACCCGGATCCGTCCTGCCGGGCCGCCACACATCCCGGTCAGGCAGTCGATGTCGGCCCCGCCCGCGCCCGCCGTACCGGCAGGCAATCGGGCGGGCGCCAGATCAGTAGTTGACGATGCCGCAGCTCATGGCGACCATCAGCGCCGTCATCGGATTGCGTTCGATCAACTCGGCAATGTCGCTGCGGTGATAGGTCCGGCTGGCAATGCCGGGGATCACCGGGCGCGCCAGGTTGGCAAGGCAGGTACAGGACCTGCGGCCATGGACCGGCTCGCAACTGTCGACAAAGCGGCTGCCCTGCGCCGAATTCGCCTTGATGATCTCGGAGATCCGGTTGCCCAGCGCGTCCAGCGCATCGCCGCACCCCAGCTGGTTGGTCACCGTGGCCCCCGCCGCCAACATCGCCTGTTGCTGCGCCGCGCTTTTCATCGCGGTGCCGATGTTCCTGTTCGAGTAATCCCCGCCCATCATGGCGGTGATGCTGGAACTGGCGGTAAAGGCCTGCAACCGCAACCGCGCGGCGCTGTTGCGCGGCAGGCCGCAGCGTTCCAGCATCGAACTGGCCATGCCGGCAAGGAACGGCGTCGTTGTGCCGTCCAGCTTCAGCGGCTTGCCCTGGGTCAGCGCGTCATGGATCCGCTGCGCATCGGCGGGCAGACCGCTGACCGTCGGATTGGCCGGGGCCTTGGGCGGGGCCGACGGTTTGCGAAAGCTGCTGCCGACGGCGGCAAGGGTGATCGGCGCCGCAATCTTGAAATTCATGTCAGCGGCCACCGGCGTATCGCCCGACATTGCGATCATGCCGGACGGTTGGACCTGCATCACCGCCTCGAACATGGCGTTCGAATACATGATCAGCACGTCGCAGGTGAACAGGTGCTTGCCCTTGGCGGGCGTGCATTTCATCGGGCGCGGTATGTCATAGGCGGATTTGTAGCCCGCCGCGAAATCGCCCTTGGTGATGCCCTTGGGCAAAAAGGTATCCTTGGCGGTTTCGACCGGCAGAAAGGGACCATCGGCGCCACGCACGAAAAAGCCGAAGAACCATATGTAATCCCTGACCGTCTGCGCCGTCAGCAGGGGCGGATAGGCCGCGTTGTGCGTGTGGATCACCGGAGAGGCCCCGGTCAGCTGCGCATATTTCCCCGCCTTGTCGCGCAGGAAATACAGGAACAACCCGCCCGGTTGCCAATCTCCGTGCACCCGGATCAGGCTGGCCCCCGGGCTCCAACTCAGCGGTTGCTGGCCCAGGCTCAGCCAGTCGGCCGGAACGCCGATGCTTTTCTCAAGACCGACCGCCCGGACAAAGCGGGCCTGTTCGCTGGCGCTTAGCGGCGTCCAGGGTTTGTGAAAGATGTCGGACCGGGACTGCGCCGCCACCGGCCCTGCAGCAAGGGCCAAGCCCAGGATTGCCGCGATGACATATAACAAAGAGCGTATGGTCGACATGATGATACCTTTACGATCTGCGGCCCCCCGCGTTGCCACGGGGCACCTGGGAAATGGCTGCGACGTTTGGCATCCCGGACCGGGCCGCAGTGGGTCTTTGAAAAATGCGCGGACGGGTCGAAACCGCTGCGCCGGAATTTCAAATTCAAATTGGCATGGGGCTAGTGGAAAAAGGCGATTACGGGTTGCGGGTTGTTGCGATCGCGAAGGGGATCGCCGCAAGACGGGTCAATGCCCGCGTCTGTTCAAGAAATCTCATGTCAAAATGCTCCCTTCAAAATGTCGGGCAGCTGCAAAAACCGTGCCACCAAGGTCCACAGTCCTTGGCTGATGGCTGTTTGGCAACCTTTTAATGCCCGCGCCGGTTGTGGCCCCAGGCCAATACCGCCCGGCGCTGGCCTGTTCGCCGGTCGCGCAAAGGCTGCCACGGCGCCCCTGCAACCGGGGTCGAAAATCGTCGTTCTTCATCGCCACCTCCGCTAGGCTGTCCATGCCAGGGGCTGCCCGGCCGCTTTCATTCTGGCGCAAGGGGGGGACGACATGGCGTACAAAGGTTTCGATGAGTTGCGGTTCCCTTGGGCGGGCCGCCCATGAGCCAGGACCGCAGATCACCGCGCATCCGGGCAGAAGAGTTGTCCGAACAGGGCCGCGCCCTGTGGCACCAGGGCAATCCCGCTGCCGCGCTGATATGCTTTACCGAAGCGGATCGGCTGATCGCCGGAAAGCAGGATGTCCCGCTGCGCCTGCGGCTGGACATCGGCGCAAACCGCGCCTTGTGCCTAGCGCAAACCGGGGACTATGGCGCGGCCGATGCGCGCTATGCCAAGCTAGCCCGGCTTTGCGCGGACGAACAGGCGCCCTGCACCACCGTCCTGCGGCAATGGGCCAAGGTCAAGGAAGAGACCGGGCAGTTCGATCAGGCCCGCGCTCTTTACGCCCGCGTCCCGCCCGGCGCCGATGATCCGGACGAAGACCACCTGACCTGGCATCACGCCATGGGCATCCTGAACTGGCGACAGGGCCGCCTTGCCGAGGCTCGCGCCGATTTTGCCGCTGCGGTCAAGGCTCTGCCAAAGGACCCGCAGAATGCGCTGGGGCGGTTGGCTGTCCTTGGCAACGACGCGCTTTTGTCCTGGGAACTGGGGGATGACTGGCGCGCCACCCGGCTGGCCGAGCAGATGCAGGACATCCGCCGCAGCGCCGAAAAGACCACCCTCTCGGACGAGATCATCCTGCTGCGCGTCGCGGCCATGCGCGCCCGCCGCGCCGGCGACACAACAGGTGAAGTCGCCCAGTGGCAAGCCGGCCGCGCCATGCTGTTGGAGCACGCGCCAAATGACATCGCCCGCAGGCTGGACCTGACCGGCGAATTGATCGAGGCCCTGCAGCGCAACGGTGCGCAGCAAGCGGCCATCGCGCTTTTGCAGGCCGAAGTGGCCGATCTGGCAGCAATCGCCGGGGACTTCGCCTGG contains these protein-coding regions:
- a CDS encoding DUF4135 domain-containing protein; translated protein: MRPERDMAVRRAGNKDRDDPFVPCFSRKAHRFARNLAHETRGGVLTGDVVQAAALGLYLGAVFDKAGFALYGSYRQSGARYCDWIAGFGGSGQEDRQWDAVFAAHPLLQSEMDGLERRLQGAWSEFAQRIDRDLNAVRRHFGLPGDSRINKVDLTRSDPHGGHRTVAQIDFTCGSTIFYKPRESRIDREWFTGPGQSGLFDSVLFADTLALEGYGYQAQLSGQPAPVLDQNTAAASGDLLAVAWLLNASDLHADNIVFDGPRIGVLDLETILTPILRYNADHDGQWREANINTTLFFCTDVTQASAHFRSSAFGHLLGADAAPKQPFFAYTPEGEVRPARLLQHPDPAAYRRPPKALVQRMQAHFVRACRDDRRRRGLMDFLDRAAQAELRFVPRDTAEYYKILLELNLPRHLRDPGSRQSYVRQRLNEAHRFDRKQQGSQTERLVADEFAQIMQGDIPIFRFRADSRDLMLSDGSAIEMFSGSAVGLARQKLLCATDHEINEQAELIAGTFGYRFDLPGRRLRPSCRDPLARLAERIMDEAIQPDDAPARWFSVATAVPPHGNTASFGDPSGFKGALGICRALESYLSCEADAGLAPRLDAFLTRQADGFAFFRADKDQNAGAGVIGLEGLAGDLLAACHLIALAPGRWGGLSGYVDALLDALAKAAPDATELDVISGISGALLGLAGAIGLCPAIADRGGALHAALAERFVALCLAGLDHDPGQGVLPLMGDLGFAHGLSGLLAAASRLGDHPQGARISRQVLTAMHDARARHGGWPDLRFGTATAMNLSWCNGSVGVAQALAKAADARGAGALLAQIWTESQSDALFANGTRFCCGASGVLDLAIETETAHPFAIDPALVQGLERRIVSRCIAGFSNDRFDDSFEPQTANLYYGKAGVLYTALRTRHRALPSLSAL